From a single Verrucomicrobiota bacterium genomic region:
- a CDS encoding asparaginase: protein MSALPKVVMVFTGGTISMQFDPASGGPVPALSGKRILETVPGLEAWAQLECVDFALHPGPHMTPSEMVRLIAVLEPLLADPVVQGVVVTHGTDTLEESAYLVERALRPMKPVIFVGSMRNSSELGWDGPANLRSAVRACVEPACALLGTCVVLNDSIVHALDAQKTHTERVDTFQGRDFGPVGIVEKDRVIVSRSVPRREPLWGGRLEERVEIVTLAAGSDGRLIDAALGGGARGVVLQGLGRGNVPVTAIPAVERASQTGVPLVICSRCPQGRVLDTYAYAGSGKHLRRLGVLLSGWLPAPKARLELMLALGAGLDREGMRALFES, encoded by the coding sequence ATGTCCGCCTTGCCCAAAGTCGTGATGGTTTTCACCGGAGGAACGATCTCGATGCAATTCGATCCAGCGTCCGGCGGACCAGTGCCCGCGCTGTCCGGAAAACGCATTCTGGAGACCGTTCCAGGTCTGGAGGCTTGGGCTCAATTGGAATGCGTCGATTTCGCGCTGCATCCGGGGCCCCACATGACGCCTTCCGAGATGGTCAGGCTGATCGCCGTCCTGGAACCGCTGCTGGCGGATCCGGTCGTGCAAGGCGTCGTCGTGACCCATGGCACGGATACCTTGGAAGAGTCGGCCTATTTGGTGGAGCGCGCATTGAGGCCCATGAAACCGGTGATCTTCGTCGGGTCGATGCGCAACAGCTCGGAGTTGGGCTGGGATGGGCCGGCGAATCTGCGATCCGCCGTCCGCGCTTGTGTGGAACCGGCCTGCGCGCTGCTGGGGACATGTGTGGTGTTGAACGATTCCATCGTCCATGCGCTGGACGCGCAGAAGACCCATACGGAGCGTGTGGACACTTTTCAGGGGCGTGATTTCGGGCCGGTGGGGATTGTGGAGAAAGATCGCGTCATCGTTTCTCGCAGCGTACCGAGGCGCGAACCTTTATGGGGCGGGCGATTGGAAGAACGCGTGGAGATCGTGACACTGGCCGCGGGTTCGGACGGAAGGTTGATTGACGCGGCGTTGGGTGGCGGCGCTCGCGGGGTGGTGTTGCAGGGGCTGGGACGGGGCAACGTGCCGGTGACCGCCATTCCGGCGGTGGAGCGCGCTTCTCAAACGGGAGTGCCCCTGGTGATTTGTTCGCGGTGTCCGCAGGGCCGCGTCTTGGATACTTATGCTTACGCGGGATCCGGCAAGCATCTGCGCCGCCTGGGAGTGCTATTGTCGGGTTGGCTGCCGGCGCCCAAGGCGCGTTTGGAGCTGATGCTGGCACTCGGCGCCGGCCTCGATCGGGAGGGAATGCGCGCATTGTTCGAGAGTTGA
- a CDS encoding zinc ribbon domain-containing protein: MATYVYETIPSNPKQKPRRFEIEQKMSDPALTHDPQSGQPVRRIIIGGSGWVTHGTSILSMKVKRSK; the protein is encoded by the coding sequence ATGGCCACTTACGTTTACGAAACGATTCCATCCAATCCGAAACAAAAGCCCCGCCGGTTCGAAATCGAACAGAAAATGAGCGACCCTGCCCTCACGCACGATCCCCAATCCGGACAACCTGTTCGCCGTATCATCATCGGAGGAAGCGGCTGGGTCACCCACGGCACCAGCATCCTGTCCATGAAGGTGAAACGATCCAAGTAA
- a CDS encoding phosphoribosylanthranilate isomerase, which produces MRPRIKICGLTRPEDAKICSDLGVDAIGLMFYAGSKRHVTLEQACAVVSPLAPFVARVGVFVNPAAGEVREAVARCGLSAVQLHGEETPEFCRQFAGLNIIKAFRVRDRTVLENLPHFQISAWLLDAHVEGAHGGTGARFDWDIAAEATALGKPVILAGGMNPDNVADAVRRVRPYGVDVSSGVESAPGLKDVRKIEAFLKAVSSAG; this is translated from the coding sequence ATGCGTCCCCGAATCAAAATCTGCGGTCTTACGCGCCCGGAGGATGCGAAAATCTGCTCGGATCTCGGGGTGGACGCGATCGGTCTGATGTTTTACGCGGGCAGCAAGCGCCATGTCACGCTGGAGCAGGCTTGCGCCGTGGTTTCGCCATTGGCGCCCTTCGTGGCGCGGGTCGGAGTCTTTGTCAATCCGGCTGCCGGGGAAGTCAGGGAGGCGGTTGCTCGATGTGGGTTGTCGGCGGTCCAATTGCACGGGGAGGAAACACCGGAATTTTGCCGTCAGTTTGCGGGATTAAACATCATCAAGGCTTTTCGCGTTCGAGACCGGACGGTGCTTGAGAATTTGCCGCACTTCCAGATTTCCGCGTGGCTCCTGGACGCTCACGTCGAAGGGGCTCATGGCGGCACCGGGGCAAGATTCGATTGGGATATTGCGGCTGAGGCCACGGCTTTGGGCAAACCGGTGATCCTTGCCGGCGGGATGAACCCCGACAATGTGGCGGACGCCGTACGGCGGGTTCGGCCCTATGGGGTGGATGTATCGAGCGGGGTGGAATCCGCTCCGGGCTTGAAGGATGTCCGAAAAATCGAGGCTTTCCTGAAGGCCGTTTCGAGTGCCGGCTGA